A single Carnobacterium inhibens subsp. inhibens DSM 13024 DNA region contains:
- the lpdA gene encoding dihydrolipoyl dehydrogenase — translation MVVGDFAIELDTVVIGSGPGGYVAAIRAAQMGQKVAIVEKEYIGGVCLNVGCIPSKALISAGHHYQDALDSSVFGVTAENVVLDFAKTQEWKNNKVVATLTKGVEGLLKKNKVEILRGEAYFNDEHTLRVMTEVAAQTYSFKNAIVATGSRPIEIKGFKFGKRVIDSTGGLALPEVPKKLVVVGGGYIGSELAGAYANLGAEVTILEFAPSILPTFEKDMVKLVTDNFKKKNVTIENNAMAKEAVETENGVSVTYEVKGEEKTIEADYVMVTVGRRPNTDELGLESTGVEMNERGLVKVDAQGRTNVKNIYAIGDITPGAALAHKASYEAKIAAEAISGKKVAIDYRAMPAVAFTDPELAVVGLTAAEAKEKGLDVKSSKFPLAGNGRALSLNATEGFVRLITTKDEGVLVGAQVAGVSASDIIAEIGLAIESGMVAEDIASTIHAHPSLAEVTMDTAELALGLPIHA, via the coding sequence ATGGTAGTAGGAGATTTCGCAATAGAGTTAGACACAGTTGTCATCGGTTCTGGTCCAGGAGGTTACGTAGCAGCCATTCGTGCTGCTCAAATGGGACAAAAAGTTGCTATTGTGGAAAAAGAGTATATTGGTGGAGTTTGTCTTAACGTTGGATGTATTCCTTCTAAAGCACTAATCAGTGCTGGACACCACTATCAAGATGCCTTAGATTCTTCTGTTTTCGGTGTAACTGCTGAAAATGTTGTTTTAGACTTTGCTAAAACACAAGAATGGAAAAACAATAAAGTCGTAGCTACTTTAACTAAGGGTGTTGAAGGCTTATTGAAAAAAAATAAAGTAGAGATTCTTCGTGGTGAAGCTTACTTCAACGATGAACATACTTTACGCGTTATGACTGAAGTAGCTGCTCAAACGTATTCATTTAAAAATGCGATTGTTGCAACTGGTAGCCGCCCAATTGAAATCAAAGGTTTCAAATTCGGCAAACGTGTTATCGACTCAACTGGTGGATTGGCTTTACCAGAAGTTCCTAAAAAACTTGTTGTAGTTGGTGGTGGGTATATTGGTAGCGAACTAGCTGGAGCTTACGCAAACTTAGGAGCTGAAGTAACAATTCTTGAATTTGCACCATCTATTTTGCCAACATTCGAAAAAGATATGGTTAAATTAGTAACAGACAACTTTAAAAAGAAAAATGTTACGATTGAAAATAATGCAATGGCTAAAGAAGCGGTTGAAACTGAAAATGGCGTATCTGTCACTTATGAAGTGAAAGGCGAAGAAAAAACAATTGAAGCTGATTATGTAATGGTAACAGTTGGTCGTCGTCCAAACACAGATGAATTAGGTTTAGAATCAACTGGTGTTGAAATGAATGAACGTGGACTTGTTAAAGTTGACGCTCAAGGTCGTACAAATGTGAAAAACATTTATGCAATTGGAGATATCACTCCAGGAGCAGCGTTAGCTCATAAAGCTAGTTACGAAGCTAAAATTGCTGCTGAAGCAATTTCTGGCAAAAAAGTAGCAATCGATTATAGAGCAATGCCTGCTGTTGCCTTTACAGATCCTGAATTGGCTGTAGTTGGTTTAACTGCTGCTGAAGCAAAAGAAAAAGGTTTAGATGTTAAATCTTCTAAATTCCCATTAGCTGGGAATGGACGTGCTTTATCTCTAAACGCTACTGAAGGTTTTGTTCGCTTAATAACTACTAAAGATGAAGGTGTGTTGGTTGGAGCTCAAGTTGCTGGTGTTAGTGCTAGTGACATTATTGCTGAAATTGGTTTAGCAATTGAATCTGGAATGGTTGCAGAAGATATTGCATCAACTATTCATGCTCACCCATCTTTAGCTGAAGTTACTATGGATACTGCTGAACTGGCATTAGGTTTACCGATCCACGCATAA
- a CDS encoding lactate/malate family dehydrogenase — translation MENDKKIVIVGSDDLAYHFCFLSMMTLNVKDIYLFPFPIQQNDKINDLKYASEVFSINELKLGSEKDYADADILILSAKEERQENEQDSEYLRRNILLVRKIINQAMASGFSGLILVANEFNGLFTYLVWKFSGLPKHKIFGIGTYIDTLYFQKLVSKVLDTSFREVKGYVIGGTSPLHKLAAWSRSSVGGNSLLGLTMDPTTNINQDDMFEIEEKIRKQNQQNENQELTSTHTAALLNLVQIILKNENAIVPIVHLMDIGEMKDIPLSIPVVLGGNGIRQIAGLSFSETEQKNLIVIAKEIRSQLDWIEQG, via the coding sequence ATGGAAAACGACAAAAAAATTGTAATAGTTGGATCCGATGACTTAGCTTATCATTTTTGCTTTTTGAGTATGATGACATTAAATGTAAAAGATATTTATTTATTTCCTTTTCCTATTCAACAAAATGATAAAATCAATGATTTGAAATATGCATCTGAAGTTTTTTCTATAAATGAATTGAAATTAGGTAGTGAAAAAGATTATGCGGATGCAGATATTTTAATTTTAAGTGCTAAAGAAGAAAGACAGGAGAATGAGCAGGACTCAGAGTACCTTAGAAGGAATATATTACTGGTACGCAAAATCATCAATCAAGCTATGGCATCAGGTTTTAGTGGCTTGATTTTAGTAGCAAACGAATTTAATGGTTTATTTACATATCTAGTATGGAAATTTTCTGGATTACCTAAGCATAAAATTTTTGGCATAGGTACGTATATTGATACTCTTTATTTTCAAAAATTAGTCAGTAAGGTTTTAGATACTTCATTTCGCGAGGTAAAAGGGTATGTTATTGGAGGAACCAGTCCTTTACATAAATTAGCAGCTTGGAGTCGTTCAAGTGTTGGGGGAAATTCATTATTAGGATTAACAATGGATCCAACAACAAATATTAATCAAGATGATATGTTTGAAATTGAAGAAAAGATAAGAAAGCAAAACCAGCAAAATGAGAATCAGGAGTTAACGAGCACTCATACAGCTGCATTACTAAATTTGGTACAAATTATTTTAAAAAATGAAAATGCTATTGTTCCAATTGTCCATCTAATGGATATAGGTGAAATGAAAGATATTCCATTATCGATTCCTGTTGTATTAGGAGGAAATGGCATTAGACAAATCGCCGGGTTGAGTTTTTCTGAAACAGAGCAAAAAAATTTAATTGTTATTGCAAAAGAAATTCGAAGCCAATTAGATTGGATAGAACAAGGTTAA
- a CDS encoding UPF0223 family protein yields MERNYSYPIDYDWTKEQMEDVVNIWRMVELAYEKEIDREEFLMKYEKFKRVIPAIGEEKRWGKKFEALSDYSLYRVVKEAKTTTKKRIHLTEK; encoded by the coding sequence ATGGAAAGAAATTATAGTTACCCAATTGATTATGATTGGACAAAGGAACAAATGGAAGATGTAGTTAATATATGGCGTATGGTAGAGTTAGCCTATGAAAAAGAGATTGATAGAGAAGAGTTTTTAATGAAGTATGAAAAATTCAAGAGAGTTATTCCAGCTATTGGAGAAGAAAAAAGGTGGGGCAAAAAATTTGAAGCTCTTTCAGATTACTCCCTTTATCGTGTAGTGAAAGAAGCGAAAACAACTACAAAGAAAAGAATCCATCTAACTGAAAAGTAG
- a CDS encoding inositol monophosphatase family protein, with the protein MNVLNQFIERTQLIQEWIYDAAKLIKSSFEENLDIQQKSNRNDLVTNIDKAVEKQFIEKIHQFFPGERIMGEEGFGDEFQNLDGIVWIIDPIDGTLNFIKQQYDFAIMVAVYEDGIGQAGFIYDVMQDKMYSAHKGKGAYCNKKKLPPVKDLSLKEGLVAISSALMSKEEGLARLVGRASSGVRLIGSAGIETAHVASGQLIGYIAASLAPWDIAAGKIIAEEVGLIYTKMNGSSIDLLQKNPSLVATPTAHKEIIMLLNTKK; encoded by the coding sequence GTGAATGTTTTGAATCAGTTTATAGAAAGAACTCAGTTGATACAAGAATGGATTTATGATGCTGCAAAACTTATCAAGTCATCATTTGAAGAGAATCTAGATATCCAGCAAAAGTCGAATCGAAATGACTTAGTTACTAATATTGATAAAGCTGTAGAAAAACAATTTATTGAAAAAATTCATCAGTTTTTCCCAGGGGAACGAATTATGGGGGAAGAAGGATTTGGAGATGAATTTCAAAATTTAGATGGAATAGTATGGATCATAGATCCAATTGATGGAACCTTAAATTTTATCAAACAACAATATGATTTTGCAATAATGGTAGCTGTTTATGAAGATGGGATAGGCCAAGCAGGATTCATTTATGATGTGATGCAAGATAAGATGTATTCAGCTCATAAAGGTAAAGGAGCCTATTGCAATAAAAAGAAGCTGCCTCCTGTTAAAGATCTATCTTTAAAAGAAGGATTAGTAGCAATCAGTAGCGCACTTATGTCAAAAGAAGAAGGGTTAGCTAGACTAGTAGGAAGAGCAAGTTCGGGTGTGCGATTGATTGGTTCAGCTGGAATTGAGACTGCTCATGTTGCTTCTGGACAATTGATTGGCTATATAGCAGCATCTTTAGCCCCGTGGGATATTGCCGCCGGGAAAATTATTGCTGAAGAAGTTGGTCTCATCTACACTAAGATGAATGGAAGTTCAATTGATTTGCTGCAAAAAAATCCTTCGCTTGTTGCTACGCCTACCGCCCATAAGGAAATAATCATGTTATTAAACACAAAAAAGTAA
- the typA gene encoding translational GTPase TypA — translation MKKRENLRNVAIIAHVDHGKTTLVDELLKQSDTLDARNQLAERAMDSNALEQERGITILAKNTAVKYKDTHINILDTPGHADFGGEVERIMKMVDGVVLVVDSYEGTMPQTRFVLKKALEQKVVPIVVVNKIDKDSARPAEVVDEVLELFIELGADDDQLDFPVIYASAMNGTSSLSDDKNDQEPTMAHVFDTILEKIPAPIDNSDEPLQFQVSLLDYNDYVGRIGIGRVFRGTIKVGDSVTLSKLDGSTKNFRVTKLFGFFGLQRVEIDEAKAGDLIAVSGMEDIFVGETVTPVNHVDPLPILHIDEPTLQMTFLVNNSPFAGREGKWVTSRKIEERLMSELHTDVSLRIDPTDSPDAWIVSGRGELHLSILIENMRREGYELQVSRPEVILRDFDGVQCEPFELVQIDTPEEYMGSIIESLSARKGEMKDMVNNGNGQVKLTFLAPARGLIGYSTEFLSMTRGYGIMNHTFDQYLPRLKTKIGGRRNGALVSTETGKATTYGIMGVEDRGTIFIEPTTEIYEGMIVGENSRENDITVNITKAKQKTNVRSANKDQTNVIKAPRHLTLEESLEFLGDDEYCEITPENVRLRKQVLNKNEREKSAKKNKASQN, via the coding sequence ATGAAAAAAAGAGAAAACCTTAGAAATGTCGCTATAATTGCCCATGTCGACCATGGTAAAACAACATTAGTCGATGAATTATTAAAGCAATCAGATACATTAGATGCACGTAACCAATTGGCAGAACGTGCAATGGACTCAAATGCTTTAGAACAAGAACGTGGAATTACAATTTTAGCTAAAAACACTGCTGTTAAATATAAAGATACTCATATCAACATCTTGGATACACCAGGCCATGCTGACTTTGGTGGAGAAGTTGAACGTATTATGAAAATGGTTGATGGTGTAGTTTTAGTTGTCGATTCTTATGAAGGTACAATGCCTCAAACACGTTTTGTATTGAAAAAAGCTTTGGAACAAAAAGTTGTTCCTATCGTAGTAGTAAACAAAATCGATAAAGATTCAGCTCGTCCTGCAGAAGTAGTAGACGAAGTATTAGAATTATTTATTGAATTAGGTGCCGATGATGATCAATTAGATTTCCCAGTTATTTATGCGTCAGCAATGAATGGAACATCTAGTTTATCAGATGATAAAAATGATCAAGAACCAACAATGGCTCATGTCTTTGATACAATTCTTGAAAAAATCCCTGCTCCAATTGATAACTCTGACGAACCTTTACAATTCCAAGTATCGTTATTGGATTACAACGACTATGTTGGACGTATTGGTATCGGACGTGTATTCCGTGGAACAATCAAAGTTGGAGATTCTGTAACATTAAGTAAATTAGACGGATCAACTAAAAACTTCCGTGTAACAAAACTTTTTGGATTCTTCGGATTGCAACGTGTAGAAATCGATGAAGCAAAAGCTGGAGATTTAATTGCAGTTTCTGGTATGGAAGATATCTTCGTTGGGGAAACTGTTACACCAGTTAACCATGTAGATCCATTACCAATCCTTCATATTGATGAACCAACATTGCAAATGACTTTCTTAGTAAACAACTCACCTTTTGCAGGTCGCGAAGGTAAATGGGTAACTTCACGTAAAATTGAAGAACGCTTAATGTCTGAGTTGCATACAGACGTTTCATTACGTATTGATCCTACTGATTCTCCAGATGCATGGATCGTTTCAGGTCGTGGAGAATTGCATTTATCAATTCTTATTGAAAACATGCGTCGTGAAGGTTACGAATTGCAAGTTTCTCGTCCAGAAGTTATCTTAAGAGACTTTGATGGCGTTCAATGTGAACCATTTGAATTAGTTCAAATCGATACTCCTGAAGAATACATGGGTTCAATCATTGAATCTTTAAGTGCTCGTAAAGGTGAAATGAAAGATATGGTCAATAATGGAAATGGTCAAGTTAAATTGACTTTCTTAGCTCCAGCTCGCGGATTGATCGGATACTCTACTGAGTTTCTTTCAATGACACGTGGATACGGAATTATGAACCATACATTTGATCAATACTTGCCACGTTTAAAAACTAAAATTGGTGGTCGTCGTAATGGTGCTTTAGTTTCAACTGAAACTGGAAAAGCAACAACTTACGGTATCATGGGTGTTGAAGATCGTGGTACAATCTTTATTGAACCAACAACTGAAATTTATGAAGGAATGATCGTTGGAGAAAATTCTCGTGAAAATGACATCACTGTTAATATCACGAAAGCTAAACAAAAAACTAACGTACGTTCTGCTAATAAAGACCAAACTAACGTAATTAAAGCACCTCGTCATTTAACACTTGAAGAATCATTAGAATTCTTAGGTGATGATGAATACTGTGAAATTACTCCTGAAAATGTTCGTTTACGTAAACAAGTTTTAAATAAAAATGAACGTGAAAAATCTGCTAAGAAAAATAAAGCGTCACAAAACTAA
- a CDS encoding FtsW/RodA/SpoVE family cell cycle protein yields the protein MKKFKYLDYYIFIPYLILSIIGILMVYSASSYVAINQYNNSQYYFTRQAIFVVLGLITSMIVFLFKYKLLKNKRFLVAASGFIALLLLYLFFFGTVTKGAKGWIFILGFSFQPAEFAKIVVIWYFAYIFSKKQNQLVHNFKETVAPPLTLFGFYILLIILQPDVGGAAILLVTGTIMILASGVSTKLAAAVGTLGVVLIGGILGLVRIFGMSLPFLEEYQYDRFLAFWDPFAVSESAGLQLVNSYYALKRGGIFGVGIGESIQKTGYLPEPYTDFIMSIIGEEIGLFGVFLIVGLFGLLILRIYLVGIRAKDSFGSLICIGIATMLLIQGLVNLGGVIGLMPITGVTFPFISYGGSSTIVLTISIGLVLNVSATDKKNRQQAMERN from the coding sequence ATGAAAAAATTTAAATATCTTGATTACTATATCTTTATCCCTTATTTAATTTTATCCATAATAGGGATCTTAATGGTCTATAGTGCTAGTAGTTATGTTGCTATTAATCAATATAATAATTCTCAATATTATTTTACTAGACAAGCCATCTTTGTTGTTTTGGGTTTAATTACAAGCATGATTGTTTTTTTATTCAAATATAAGTTATTAAAGAACAAACGCTTTTTAGTTGCCGCTAGCGGTTTTATCGCGCTGCTGCTGCTCTACTTATTTTTCTTTGGTACAGTAACAAAAGGGGCAAAAGGCTGGATATTTATTTTGGGGTTTAGTTTTCAACCGGCTGAATTTGCAAAAATAGTTGTCATTTGGTATTTCGCTTATATTTTTTCGAAAAAGCAAAATCAACTGGTTCATAACTTTAAAGAAACAGTTGCTCCACCATTAACGCTTTTTGGTTTTTATATATTGTTAATTATCTTGCAACCCGATGTAGGGGGAGCGGCTATTTTACTCGTTACTGGAACCATTATGATTTTAGCAAGTGGTGTTTCGACAAAACTTGCCGCAGCTGTTGGAACTTTAGGTGTTGTTTTGATTGGTGGAATACTTGGGCTTGTCCGTATATTTGGAATGAGTCTTCCATTCCTTGAAGAGTATCAATATGATCGCTTTTTAGCCTTTTGGGATCCATTCGCTGTTTCAGAAAGTGCAGGACTTCAATTAGTAAATTCTTATTATGCATTAAAGCGTGGAGGGATTTTTGGAGTAGGAATAGGGGAGAGCATTCAAAAAACAGGGTATTTGCCTGAACCCTATACAGATTTTATCATGTCTATCATTGGTGAAGAAATAGGATTATTTGGTGTCTTCCTTATTGTTGGGTTGTTTGGATTGTTGATTTTACGCATTTATCTAGTAGGTATTCGAGCAAAAGATTCATTCGGATCGTTAATTTGTATCGGAATTGCTACAATGTTATTAATCCAAGGACTTGTTAATTTAGGTGGAGTAATAGGATTAATGCCTATTACAGGAGTAACTTTTCCATTTATCAGTTATGGAGGTTCAAGTACGATTGTACTAACGATCTCTATTGGTTTGGTACTAAATGTTAGTGCAACTGATAAAAAAAATAGGCAGCAAGCTATGGAAAGAAACTAA
- a CDS encoding pyruvate carboxylase produces the protein MEKVLVANRGEIAIRIFRALTELAIETVAVYAQEDEGSVHRFKADEAYLVGRGKKPIDAYLDIEDLIRIAKDSGADAIHPGYGFLSENIEFARRCEEEGIIFIGPKLHHLDIFGDKIKAKEAAIAAGIQSIPGSDGPVANLDGVKEFGKTYGYPIIVKAALGGGGRGMRVAKSEADVKDSFERAQSEAKAAFGSGEIYVERYIQNPKHIEVQILGDKHGNIVHLYERDCSVQRRHQKVVEVAPCVSISEELRMEMCSAAVQLMEHVGYVNAGTVEFLLEGDNFYFIEVNPRVQVEHTITEMITGIDIVQAQILIAQGKDLHKDIHIPQQKDIPLMGAAIQCRITTEDPMNNFLPDTGKINTYRSPGGFGIRLDAGNGFQGSVVTPFFDSLLVKACVQASTFELAVQKMERSLKEFRIRGVKTNIPFMQNVISHPVFLSGEAKTTFIDTTPELFKFSKVRDRGNKTMQYIGNITVNGFPGIEQREKKFFAPARKPGKLLTLDNDYISAKNILDTNGADAVVEWIKNKNEVLLTDTTFRDAHQSLLATRVRTQDFLNIAEETQKGIPQLFSSEMWGGATFDVAYRFLNEDPWERLEKLRKKMPNTLFQMLFRGSNAVGYQNYPDNVIEAFIQKAAQNGIDVFRIFDSLNWIQQMEKSIQSVRDNGKIAEATICYTGDINDPKRDKYTIEYYKDMAKELENQGAHIIAVKDMSGILMPQAAYRLISELKETVDVPIHLHTHDTSGNGIFTYAAAVKAGVDIVDVAMSAMSGATSQPSMNSLYYALVNADRAPDITIENVQQINHYWEDVRALYSDFEVGISAPSTEVYQHEMPGGQYTNLQQQAKAIGLEEQWDEVKIMYSTVNQMFGDIVKVTPSSKVVGDMALFMIQNKLTEADIFEKGMDIDFPDSVISFFMGDLGQPTGGFPKELQRIVLKGKEPITVRPGSLASPVDFNEIKKELAEKIQAEPTKEDVLSYIMYPQVFLDYRNNLETFGEVTLLDTMTFFHGMRTGESIEVQIEKGKTLIVKLNQIGEPNSEGMRILYFDLNGQGREVVVKDYSITSTKAVRRKAEPTNKEHIGATMPGSVLEVLVQKGERVKQGQPIIITEAMKMETTIKANIEGVIDQIYVSDEDIIETGDLLIEIKAK, from the coding sequence ATGGAAAAAGTATTAGTAGCAAATCGTGGTGAAATTGCCATTCGTATTTTTAGAGCTTTAACAGAATTGGCTATTGAAACAGTAGCTGTATATGCACAGGAAGATGAGGGATCGGTTCATCGTTTTAAAGCCGATGAAGCGTATTTAGTTGGAAGAGGGAAAAAGCCAATTGATGCCTACTTAGATATCGAAGACTTGATTCGTATTGCTAAAGATTCAGGGGCAGATGCCATTCATCCTGGATATGGTTTCTTATCTGAAAATATTGAATTTGCTCGACGTTGTGAAGAAGAAGGCATTATTTTTATTGGTCCAAAACTACATCACTTAGATATTTTTGGAGATAAGATCAAAGCTAAAGAGGCAGCCATAGCTGCAGGTATTCAATCTATACCAGGATCCGATGGTCCAGTAGCTAACCTAGATGGGGTAAAAGAATTTGGGAAGACCTATGGCTATCCTATTATCGTTAAAGCTGCCCTTGGTGGCGGAGGACGCGGTATGCGTGTGGCCAAGAGTGAAGCTGATGTAAAAGACAGCTTTGAACGAGCGCAAAGTGAAGCTAAAGCAGCATTTGGTAGCGGAGAAATATATGTTGAGCGATACATTCAAAATCCAAAACATATTGAAGTCCAAATACTAGGAGATAAACACGGAAATATCGTGCATCTTTATGAAAGAGATTGTTCTGTTCAACGCCGTCACCAAAAAGTTGTGGAAGTAGCTCCCTGTGTGTCTATTTCTGAGGAATTAAGAATGGAAATGTGTTCAGCAGCTGTTCAATTGATGGAGCACGTTGGGTATGTGAATGCTGGAACTGTGGAATTTTTATTAGAAGGCGATAATTTTTATTTTATTGAAGTTAACCCACGTGTTCAAGTTGAACACACAATCACTGAGATGATTACTGGGATCGATATTGTTCAAGCACAAATTCTTATTGCTCAAGGCAAAGATCTACACAAAGATATTCATATTCCACAACAAAAAGATATTCCATTGATGGGTGCTGCTATTCAGTGCCGAATCACTACTGAAGATCCGATGAATAATTTCTTGCCAGATACTGGTAAAATTAATACGTATCGTTCTCCGGGTGGATTTGGTATCCGACTAGATGCTGGTAATGGATTCCAAGGAAGTGTTGTCACACCTTTCTTTGATTCGTTATTAGTTAAAGCATGTGTCCAAGCATCTACTTTCGAATTAGCTGTTCAAAAAATGGAGCGTTCTTTGAAAGAATTTCGTATCAGAGGTGTAAAAACCAACATTCCGTTTATGCAAAATGTTATTTCGCATCCTGTTTTTCTATCAGGTGAAGCCAAAACGACATTTATTGATACAACACCTGAATTGTTTAAATTTTCAAAAGTTAGAGACCGTGGAAATAAAACGATGCAATACATTGGAAATATTACGGTCAATGGATTCCCGGGAATTGAACAAAGAGAGAAAAAATTCTTTGCACCCGCAAGAAAACCTGGGAAATTACTAACATTAGACAATGATTATATAAGTGCAAAAAATATTCTAGACACTAATGGTGCAGATGCCGTAGTAGAATGGATCAAAAATAAAAACGAAGTATTGCTGACAGATACGACGTTTAGAGATGCACACCAAAGTTTATTAGCTACTCGTGTTAGAACCCAAGACTTTTTAAATATTGCTGAAGAAACACAAAAAGGCATTCCACAATTATTTTCTTCTGAGATGTGGGGAGGAGCTACATTTGACGTAGCTTACCGCTTCTTAAACGAAGATCCTTGGGAAAGATTAGAAAAATTGCGTAAAAAAATGCCGAATACTTTATTCCAAATGTTGTTTAGAGGCTCGAATGCTGTTGGCTACCAAAACTACCCTGATAATGTTATTGAGGCTTTCATTCAAAAAGCAGCTCAAAATGGAATTGATGTATTCCGTATTTTTGATAGTTTAAACTGGATTCAACAAATGGAAAAAAGTATTCAAAGTGTACGTGATAATGGAAAAATTGCTGAAGCAACCATTTGTTACACCGGAGACATTAATGATCCTAAAAGAGATAAATATACGATTGAGTATTATAAAGATATGGCTAAAGAATTAGAAAATCAAGGAGCGCATATTATTGCAGTCAAAGACATGTCTGGAATATTGATGCCACAAGCTGCTTATCGTTTGATCAGTGAATTGAAAGAAACAGTAGATGTCCCAATTCACTTGCATACACACGATACTAGCGGAAATGGTATCTTTACCTATGCAGCGGCTGTAAAAGCCGGTGTGGACATTGTAGATGTAGCTATGAGCGCTATGAGCGGAGCAACTAGCCAACCAAGTATGAATAGTTTGTATTATGCTTTAGTAAATGCAGACAGAGCTCCTGACATTACAATTGAAAATGTTCAACAAATCAACCATTATTGGGAAGATGTTCGTGCACTTTATAGTGATTTTGAAGTGGGTATCAGTGCCCCATCAACTGAAGTATATCAACACGAAATGCCAGGTGGACAGTACACTAACTTACAACAACAGGCTAAAGCCATTGGGTTAGAAGAACAATGGGATGAAGTTAAGATAATGTATTCAACAGTTAACCAAATGTTTGGAGACATCGTTAAAGTAACGCCATCTTCTAAAGTTGTTGGAGATATGGCTTTATTCATGATACAAAATAAACTAACTGAAGCAGACATTTTTGAAAAAGGAATGGACATTGATTTTCCAGATTCTGTTATTAGTTTCTTCATGGGAGATTTAGGTCAACCTACTGGTGGATTCCCTAAAGAACTTCAGCGTATTGTCTTGAAAGGAAAAGAACCGATTACGGTTCGTCCTGGTAGTTTAGCTTCACCTGTTGATTTTAATGAAATCAAAAAAGAACTAGCAGAAAAAATCCAAGCTGAACCGACTAAAGAAGATGTGCTTAGTTACATTATGTATCCACAAGTATTTTTGGATTACCGTAATAACCTTGAAACCTTTGGTGAAGTAACGTTATTAGATACGATGACATTCTTCCATGGGATGCGTACAGGTGAATCAATTGAAGTTCAAATAGAAAAAGGTAAAACGTTGATTGTAAAATTGAACCAAATAGGAGAACCGAATTCTGAAGGAATGCGTATTCTATACTTTGACTTGAATGGACAAGGAAGAGAAGTTGTCGTAAAAGATTACAGTATCACAAGTACAAAAGCTGTCCGTAGAAAAGCAGAACCTACCAATAAAGAACATATTGGTGCTACTATGCCTGGGTCTGTTCTGGAAGTATTAGTTCAAAAAGGTGAACGTGTCAAGCAAGGTCAGCCTATTATTATTACAGAAGCAATGAAAATGGAAACGACCATCAAAGCGAATATAGAAGGGGTCATTGATCAAATCTATGTTTCTGATGAGGATATTATTGAAACTGGCGACTTATTAATTGAGATTAAAGCTAAATAA